The Engystomops pustulosus chromosome 4, aEngPut4.maternal, whole genome shotgun sequence genome contains a region encoding:
- the FBXO7 gene encoding F-box only protein 7 has protein sequence MKLRVRVGKRSGRLELTDDEVTLRDLRGRLRQTLLPSLGFSSDAVFSITLNGRDPLLEDESSLQSLGIISGDLIVVVTDETPPPVPAHEEPPAPSAALTYTRQEDERGAAAPGGCDVAGSSQATVEEEAVSCAPGPMLCSEASDGEIPHSLEALYLSSDCSSANDALVIVTHLLMVETGYIEEGVRTPPSSMPGGWRSSAGGVYKLRYSHPLCGDSSAVLVLVPMGKLLIVNATLTLGRELKCVKRLQLPTESYVTYPPQDSAVSLVYRDLQKFSRLFKDQLIYPLLAATRQAMDLPDVFGLVVLPPELKLRIFRLLGVRSILSLGATCRSLQGDTEDPALWRFLYTRDFRDGSVRDAHTDWKELYKQRYRQRIHTYPRIDRPYAPDFPPLPPSVFPPEHYPPGFPYPPGIIGGDYDQRPIFPFARDPLSLITPRRPLNPGLFRPARPRFDPLLPGFFHDPSSRGPFL, from the exons ATGAAGCTGAGAGTCCGAGTCGGGAAGAGGAGCGGCCGCCTGGAGCTGACGGATGACGAGGTGACGCTGCGGGACCTGCGGGGGAGACTGCGCCAGACCCTCCTCCCCTCACTGGGCTTCAG CTCTGATGCAGTTTTCTCCATCACACTGAACGGCAGAGACCCCCTGCTGGAGGATGAGAGCAGCCTGCAGTCCTTAGGAATCATATCCGGGGATCTGATTGTTGTAGTGACAGATGAAACTCCGCCTCCTGTCCCCGCCCATGAGGAGCCGCCAGCGCCATCTGCTGCTCTGACTTACACGAGGCAGGAAGATGAGAGGGGCGCTGCTGCCCCGGGGGGATGTGATGTAGCAGGCTCTTCCCAGGCGACGGTGGAGGAAGAAGCCGTGTCCTGCGCCCCGGGGCCTATGCTGTGCAGCGAAGCGTCCGACGGGGAGATCCCTCACTCACTGGAGGCGCTTTACCTCTCCTCCGACTGCAGCAGCGCCAACGACGCTCTAGTGATTGTTACCCATCTACTCATGGTAGAGACTGGATACATAGAGGAG GGTGTGAGGACTCCCCCCTCCTCTATGCCGGGGGGCTGGCGGAGCAgcgctgggggggtgtataagcTCCGGTACTCGCACCCGCTGTGTGGTGACAGCTCGGCGGTTCTGGTCCTGGTTCCGATGGGTAAACTCCTGATAGTAAATG CTACATTGACCCTCGGGCGGGAGCTGAAGTGTGTGAAGAGGCTGCAGCTCCCTACCGAATCCTATGTCACCTACCCACCACAAG ACAGCGCTGTGTCCTTGGTGTACCGGGACTTACAGAAGTTTTCGCGCCTCTTTAAGGATCAGCTCATCTACCCGCTCCTGGCGGCTACACGACAAG CGATGGACCTCCCCGATGTCTTCGGATTGGTCGTCCTGCCCCCAGAGCTAAAGCTGCGGATTTTCCGTCTTCTGGGGGTCCGCTCCATTTTGTCCCTCGGCGCCACCTGTAGAAGCCTCCAGGGGGACACGGAAGACCCCGCCCTGTGGAGGTTCCTCTACACCCGAGATTTCAGAG ATGGCAGCGTAAGAGACGCTCACACAGACTGGAAGGAG CTTTATAAGCAGAGGTACCGGCAGAGGATCCACACTTATCCCCGGATAGACAGACCCTACGCACCGGACTTCCCGCCATTACCCCCCAGCGTCTTCCCCCCGGAGCACTACCCACCCGGATTCCCCTACCCCCCAGGCATCATCGGGGGCGACTATGACCAGCGCCCCATATTCCCATTCGCCAGAGACCCCCTTTCCTTAATAACCCCTCGCAGACCCCTCAATCCGGGACTCTTCCGGCCCGCCAGGCCTCGGTTTGACCCACTGTTACCGGGATTCTTCCATGACCCATCAAGTCGGGGGCCTTTCTTATGA